A window from Larimichthys crocea isolate SSNF chromosome XXIII, L_crocea_2.0, whole genome shotgun sequence encodes these proteins:
- the gad2 gene encoding glutamate decarboxylase 2: MASHGFWSLGGDNTGANTGSQSPSTPRAWCQAAAQKFSGGIGSKLCALLNVGEVEKPADPAAKQPPQTEAAGTCGCNKSCNCTKGAVVFSDLYSTDLLPAMDGDTKTMTFLQEVVDILLAYIVESFDRDTKVIDFHYPNELLQMNNWELQEEPATLDDILISCRATLKYAIKTAHPRYFNQLSTGLDMVGLAADWLTSTANTNMFTYEVAPVFVLLEYVSLKKMREIIGWPDGRGDGIFSPGGAISNMYAMLLARFKMFPEVKEKGMSSVPRLVAFTSEHSHFSIKKGAAALGIGTESVICIKADESGKMIPADLERRILEAKQKGFVPFFVSATAGTTVYGAFDPLIAISDICKKYNIWMHVDGAWGGSLLMSRRHRWKLDGVERANSVTWNPHKMMSVPLQCSALLVREEGLMQNCNQMHACYLFQQDKHYDLSYDTGDKALQCGRHVDIFKLWLMWRAKGTIGFEAQIDKCLELSEYLYNKIKDREGYEMVFDGKPQHTNVCFWYLPPGIRYMEDKEERKKHLHKVAPVIKARMMEYGTTMVSYQPQGDKVNFFRMVISNPAATFEDIDFLIEEIERLGQDL; this comes from the exons ATGGCATCACACGGTTTCTGGTCTCTTGGCGGAGATAATACCGGGGCCAATACCGGGAGTCAAAGCCCCAGTACGC cCAGGGCTTGGTGCCAAGCGGCGGCCCAGAAATTTTCCGGAGGGATTGGATCGAAATTATGTG cGCTGCTCAATGTCGGGGAAGTGGAGAAACCCGCGGATCCGGCCGCCAAACAGCCGCCACAGACAGAAGCTGCAGGCACCTGCGGCTGCAACAAATCCTGCAACTGCACCAAAGGTGCTGTGGTCTTCTCCGACCTCTATtcaacag ACCTGTTACCTGCCATGGACGGtgacaccaaaacaatgacCTTCCTGCAGGAAGTTGTGGATATTTTACTGGCTTACATCGTGGAGTCTTTCGACCGGGACACGAAAGTGATTGATTTTCATTATCCCAACGAGCTGCTGCAGATGAACAActgggagctgcaggaggagccGGCGACTCTGGATGATATCTTGATCAGCTGCCGGGCTACTCTCAAATACGCCATCAAAACAG ctcacCCCAGGTACTTCAATCAGCTCTCCACAGGATTAGACATGGTCGGACTGGCAGCCGATTGGCTGACATCCACTGCCAACACCAACAT GTTCACCTACGAGGTGGCTCCCGTCTTTGTGCTGCTGGAATACGTCAGTCTGAAGAAGATGAGGGAGATCATCGGCTGGCCGGACGGGCGAGGAGATGGCATTTTCTCTCCTG GTGGTGCTATTTCTAACATGTATGCCATGCTGCTGGCCCGCTTCAAGATGTTCCCTGAAGTGAAGGAGAAAGGAATGTCATCCGTTCCCAGACTGGTGGCCTTCACATCCGAACAT agCCATTTTTCAATCAAAAAAGGAGCGGCAGCTCTCGGCATCGGGACAGAAAGTGTGATCTGCATCAAAGCGGATGAAAG CGGCAAAATGATCCCAGCTGACCTTGAGAGGAGAATACTGGAGGCCAAACAGAAG GGTTTCGTACCTTTCTTCGTGAGCGCGACAGCTGGAACAACCGTGTACGGAGCCTTTGACCCTCTCATCGCCATTTCAGACATCTGCAAAAAGTACAACATCTGGATGCACGTGGAC GGAGCGTGGGGAGGAAGTCTCCTCATGTCCAGGAGACACAGGTGGAAGCTGGACGGAGTCGAGAG AGCTAATTCAGTAACATGGAACCCGCACAAGATGATGTCCGTCCCTCTGCAGTGTTCAGCCCTGCTGGTCAGAGAGGAG GGTCTGATGCAGAACTGCAACCAGATGCACGCCTGCTACCTCTTCCAGCAGGACAAGCACTACGACCTGTCCTACGACACCGGAGACAAAGCGCTGCAGTGTGGACGACACGTGGACATCTTCAAGCTGTGGCTCATGTGGAGAGCTAAG GGCACCATTGGGTTCGAGGCTCAGATTGACAAGTGTCTGGAGCTGTCAGAGTACCTCTACAACAAGATCAAAGACCGAGAAGGCTACGAGATGGTCTTTGATGGGAAG CCTCAGCACACCAACGTCTGCTTCTGGTACCTCCCTCCTGGGATCCGCTACatggaggacaaagaggagaggaagaaacactTGCACAAG GTGGCTCCGGTGATTAAGGCCAGGATGATGGAGTATGGCACAACCATGGTCAGCTACCAACCACAGGGGGACAAGGTCAACTTTTTCCGCATGGTGATCTCGAATCCCGCTGCTACCTTCGAGGACATCGACTTTCTTATTGAGGAGATTGAGCGACTGGGCCAAGATCTATAA